Within the Halarcobacter mediterraneus genome, the region AATGTCTGAAAGATTAAAAGGTCTTTATGTAATTAGTGATGATATTTTAACACCTAAAAATACTATTTTAAAACAAATTGAAGAGGCTTTAAAAGGTGGTGCTAAAATAGTACAACTTAGAGATAAAATTTCTAAAGATGAAGAGATAGAAGAACTTATTTTAAAATTGCAAGAACTATGCAGAAGATATCAAGCAATATTTATTTTAAATGATAGGATTGAATTAGCTATAAAACTTAAATGTGATGGTCTTCATATTGGGAAAAGTGACCACCATAGAGTTGAAGAAGTTAGAAAAGATTACAAAGGTATCTTAGGAATTTCATGTTATGGAAACTTAGACCTTGCAAAAGAGATGGAAAGAAAAAATGTAGATTATGTAGCTTTTGGTTCTTTTTTTACTTCAAAGACAAAACCAAATGCACCTACAGCAAATAAAAAAATTATTAAACAAGCAAAAGAAGAACTTAAAATTCCTGTTTGTGTAATTGGTGGAATCACAAGTGAAAACTCTAAAGAACTTATAAAAGAAGGTGCAAATATGACAGCTGTTATAAGTGATATTTGGAAAAGTACAGATATAAAAAAACAATGTGAGAGCTATAACTTTAAGATATAAAAGGAATAAGAATGAGAAAAAAAGGAATTATTTTTATTGCCCATGGTAGTAAAAAAGAAGAATCTAATAAAGAGTTTATAGAAATGGTAAATAAAATTTCTCAAAAAGACAATAATTATGATTTTATAAAACCAGCTTTTTTGGAACTTGTTACCCCTGATATAAAAAGTGTTGCAACTGAGTTTATTATAAAAGGAGCAAAAAGAATTGTTTTTTATCCTTTTTTTCTAAACTCAGGGAAACATGTTCAAATTGACATTCCAAACATAATAAAAGATTTAAGAGAAGAAGCTCCAGAAGTTAATTTTGAACTTTTACCTCATTTTGGGAAATCCCAAAAAATAGAAGAAATCATTTTAAGTGATATAAACTAACATTTATTTACTACAAAAATATTATAAGAAGATATAAAATAAAATGAAGGAAAAAATATGATGAATTTGAAAATTGCACTTGAATGGTTTATGAACCCTGACCACTTACCTTTCATAGCAGGAGTTTATACTAATGCTTACTTAAAAGAAGGATTAGAAGTTGAACTTATTGAGCCTAAAGAGCATTATGATGGATTTAAAGAATTAACCGAAAATAAAATTGATATTCATATAAATGAACCTATCCACCTTTTTGAACACTATTTTGAAGGCATAAAGTCTTTAGGTACTTTTTTTGAAACAGATGGTGGAGTTTTAGTTAGAAAAGAGAGTGTTAATAAATTAAAAGAGAATAAAAAATTTAAAATAACAACACCTGAAGCAAATGAAATTACAAATAGAATTGGTTTTGAAATTTTAAATAGATATGCAAAAAAAGAAGGTTTTGAATTAGACAGAAAAAATATTGAATTTGTACAAAAAGATTTTTGGCATATAAATAACCTAAAAGAAGATGAAACTTTAGATGCTGCTTGGTTATGCTTTTACAATTTTGAAGCAATTGAAGCTAGTTATGAAGGTTTTGAGTTTTTATTTATAGATCAAAAGCTTTCACCTTATCCTAATTTTTCTGCTTTAGAACTAATTTCTACAAATGAGACTTTTGAAAAAAAATTTAGAGAATTAAATATTTTTATGAAAGTTACAAAAGATATGATGCAAAGACTTCAAGATGTAGACTTTGCAAAAGATGTTTATTATAAATTTACAGAGGAAAACAAATCTGAACTTATGGATAAAATTATTGAAGATACAATTACAAGATTTAATGAAAATTTTGCACCAAGTGATTACCAATGGAAAAATCTATATTCATTTTTAGAAGAGTTAAATATTATAAAACTAACTAAGAAAAAATATGAATCAATTTGGTACCATAACTAAAAACAAAGGATATAAAATGTTAAAAGAATTAATCTACTCAGGCTTAGGCGCTGCTGTTATTGTTAAACATAAAGTTGAAGAAGAAATAAAAACTTTAGAAAAAAAAGGCAAAATTAAAAAATCTGATGCTAAAGAGTTTTTAAAAAGCTTAGAGAAGAAAGGCAAAGCAGAAGATAAAAGAGTAAAAAAACAAATCAAAGCTTTAATAAAAGAAGCTATTGAAGACTTAGATTTAGTTACAAAAAAAGATTTAGAAAAATTAAAAGAAGAATTAAAAAAATAATCTGGAGATTCAAATGCCTGACTTATCAAAAATGAGACAAGAATATGTTTCAAAAGGCTTACATAAAGAGGACTTAGAAATAAATCCTTTTAAACAGTTTGAAAAATGGTTTAATCAAGCTTTAGAAGCTGAACTTATAGAACCTAATGCCTTTACTTTAAGTACAGTTGGACTTGATTTAAAACCAAGTCAAAGAACTGTTTTACTTAAAATGTATGATGAAAAAGGTTTTGTATTTTTTTCAAATTATAAAAGTAAAAAATCACATCATATTGATGAAAACCCAAATGTCTCAGCTCACTTTGCTTGGTTAGGTCTTGAAAGACAAGTAAGAATTGAAGGAAAAATTTCTAAAATTTCTAAAACTGCTTCTATGAAATATTTTTTATCTAGACCAAAAGGTAGTCAACTTGGGGCTTGGGTTTCTCACCAAAGTCAAGTTGTAAACTCAAGAAGTGTTTTAGAATCAAAGTTTGATGAAATGAGAAAAAAGTTTTCAAAAGGAGAGATTCCTTTTCCCTCATTTTGGGGTGGTTATCAAATAGTTCCTACTTACTTTGAATTTTGGCAAGGTGGATTAAATAGACTGCATGATAGATTTATTTATGAACTAAAAGATGATGAAACTTGGGATATTAATAGATTAGAACCATAAAGGATTTATTATAAAATTTTATTCACCACTTAGAGTTTACAGGGTTTTTATATTTTTATTAACGGTTTATTTAGTAATCAAAAAAAAGAAAAGCTTTTTATTTATAAGACCACTTAAGCCAAAAAAATTAAAACATACAATTGTTAAATTAGGAGCTTCATTTATAAAATTAGCACAAGTTCTTGCTACGAGATCTGATTTTTTTAATGAAGAGTATTTAGATGAATTAAAAAATCTACATGATCAAATACCACCTATGAAACAAAAAGATTTTGAAGAGATTTATAATATTGCTTTCAAAGAAAAAGAAATCTTTAAAGAGTTTGATAAAGAACCTATTGCTTCAGCTTCAATTGGTCAAGTTCATAAAGCAATTTTACAAAATGATAAAAAAGTTGCAGTAAAACTAAGAAGAAAAGGTATTAAACAACAAGTTTTAGCAGATATAAAAATAATAAATATTTTTAATTCATTATTTAAACCTTTGTTTTCAAGTTACACTAAAAATTCTATTGAAGCCGTAATCTCAGAGTTTTCAAAGATGATTGTTGAAGAAGTTAGTTTAAATCAAGAGTTTCAAAACTTAAAAAACTTTAGAAAAGTATATAAGAAACAAAAAGTAAAATTCCCAAAACCATATAAAAAACACTCTTGTGACGATGCTTTAGTTATGAGTTTTGAAGAAGGTTTTAGATTTGATGATAAAGAAAACATCTTTAAACATAACATCGATTTTAAAAAGATTATCTCAAATCTAGTTGACTTTTATACAACTCAAATGCTTATAAACGGATACTTTCATGCGGACCCACATCCTGGAAACTTACTTGTAAATAAAAAAGGTGAACTCATTTTACTTGATTTTGGAATGGTAAAAACTGTTCCTAGTGAAAAAAGAGTTGCAATAATTGAGTTAATAAAAGCTGCAAATGAGCAAGACTATGAAAGCTATATCAATGCAAACAAAAAACTTGGAACAATAGCTTATGAAGCACCAATGAGTGAACTTACAGAGTTTACATCTAAAATGTTTGATATTTTCTCAAATGATAATCTTGATAGTGAATCAATGCAAAAACTTGCTTTTGAGATTCTTGAAAGTACAAGAGATTTACCTTTTAAACTTCCAAGTGATGCAATTTATATTTTAAGAGTTAGTGCTATTATTGAAGGTTTAGGAACAACTTATATAGAAAACTTTAATGGAGTAAAAGATATTTTACCAATACTTCAAAAAAATCTTCCAAAAGCTTTAGGTGCAAAAGAATCAATATCTGAGACAATTATTGAAGAAATAAAAGATTTACCTTTTATTGTAAAAGATTTTAAAACAATGATAAAAAAAGCTAGTGAAGGAAGCTTAGAAGTAGAACTCTCACGTAATCAACTTGAATATATTCAAGAGTCAACTAAAAAGCAAATAAAAACTTATAGTATCTCATTTGCTTTTTTCTTTGGTGCAATTTTTTATTTACTATATGGTTTTGAACCAAAAGAGATTTCACTAGTACTTTTTGCATTAGGATTTATAAGGATTTTATATAAATGAAAAATGTTGAATTAAATATAGAAGATAAAAACCGTTTAATACAAATGGCTTGGCAAGATAGAACTACTTTTGATGGAATAAAAAAAGAGTTCAAGGAAGAATGACAAAACATGAAAAAGAAGTTGATTTTAAACCAATAAGATTTAAAGGACCATGGTAATGTATAGATTTGGATTTTTTTGTTCAAAAAGTGATAATAGTTTATCAACAAATAGAACTATGAATTTAAACAATTTAAACTATGAAAATATTGAAAAAAAAGTAGCTCAAAATGCAAAAGAACTAATTGATTTACTAGAATACTCAAAAAGCCAAGACTACCCTATTTTTAGACTTGGAAATTCTTTTGTTCCTTTTATTTCCCATAAACTTTTTGATATGGGGTGGCTTGATAAATTAGCACCTATTTTTGATAAAACAAAAGAGAGATTAAAAGATTTTGATATAAGAATCACAATACATCCAGGACAATATACAGTTTTAAACTCACCAAAAGAGAATGTTATAGAAAACTCTTTAAGAGAATTAGAAATGTTTTTTTGGCTTTTTGATAGACTTGGAATTGATGATAATGGAACAGTACTAATTCATGGTGGTGGAGCTTATGGAGATAAAGTTTCTGCTATGGAAAGACTTATTGAAACTATCGAAAAAGAAGATTGGTTAAAACAAAGACTAGCTTTAGAAAATGATGAAAGAGTTTATACAGCAGATGAGATTCTTGATGTATGCCAAGCTACGAAAATACCAATGGTTTTTGATATATATCATCATAGCCTAAATTTAAGTGAATTTAATCCAAAAGATATACTTAAAACTTGGGGGAATAAAAGACCTAAAGTTCATCTTTCTTCAAAAGGTGAAGGTAAATTTGGGAATCACGCTGATTATATCGAAGCAAAAGACCTCTTTGAACTTGAAAATATGTTTACAGAAGATACTAAAAATATAGATATTATGGTTGAAGCAAAGAAAAAAGAACTTGCAATACAAAAGTTGAAAGAAAATATTACAAATTGTAATAAAAAATGCTCATAAAAATTTTCTAAGTTAAAATATCTTTATGAAAAAAGATATTTATGAAAAGATGCAAATCTTGGCAGATAGTGCAAAATATGACGTCAGTTGTAGTTCTAGTGGAAGTGATAATAACTATAAAACTGGAGAATTAGGAGCTACACATAATAGTGGTATCTGTCATACTTTTACAGCTGATGGAAGATGCGTTTCCCTTTTAAAAGTCTTACTTACAAATTTTTGTATTTATGACTGTGCTTATTGTATAAATAAAAAAAGTAATGACATAAAAAGAGCAGCTTTTTCACCTAGAGAACTTGCTGATGTTACAATAAACTTTTATAAAAGAAATTATATAGAAGGTCTTTTTTTAAGTTCTGGAATAATTCAAAGTGAAGACAATACTATGAATATGATATTAAGAACTTTAAAGATTTTAAGATATGAATACCACTTTAACGGATATATCCATGTAAAATTGATTCCTGGAGCAGATGAAAAATTAATAGAACAAGTAGTAAATTTAGCAAATAGAGTTAGCTCAAATATTGAACTGCCTAGTGATAACTCCTTAAAACTACTTGCTCCAAATAAAACAAAGGAAAAGGTTTTACAACCTCTAAAGTATGCAAGAGATATTAGCTTAGAAAAAGATACAAAACCAATAGGAATGAGTACCCAATTAATAGTTGGAGCAAGTCCTGAAAGTGATAAAGATATTTTAAAATTAAGTTCTGTGTTATATGACAAAGCACTTTTAAAAAGAGTCTATTATAGTGCATATATTCCAGTGAATGATGATAAAAACCTTCCAGCAATAATAAACAAACCACCACTATTAAGAGAACACAGACTTTATCAAGCTGATTGGCTTTTAAGATTTTATGATTTTTCTTATGATGAAATTGTAAATGATGAGTTTCCAAATCTTGATGAAGAAGTTGACCCTAAAACTTCATGGGCACTTTTAAACTTACAATACTTCCCAATGGAAATAAATAAAGCAAGTAAAGAGGAACTTCTTAGAATTCCTGGAATCGGCGTAAGAGGAGTATTTAAAATATTAAAAGCTAGACGTTTTAAATCTTTAGATTTTGAGGATTTAAAAAAACTTAAAATATCACTAAAAAGAGCAAAGTATTTTATAACTTGTAAAGGTAAGAATAAAATTAAAACTCCTTTTTATAAAGAAGATATAAGACAAGCAATAATTGCACCACCAAAAAAGAAAATAATACAACCTTCACTATTTGATATAAACTATAGTCATATTACAGGTGAACTATGATTTTAATCTATGATAAAACCTTTGAAGGCTTTTTAAGCTTAGTATATGATGTGTATTATGAAAACTTACATCCTACAAAAATCATAAATCAAAAGCCTGACACACTACTTTTAGAAGAAATAAAAGAAATAAAAACCTATGAAGAAAAAAGTCTAAAAGTTTTAGAAGCTATAAAAAACAAGTTTCCTAAAAAATGTTTTGAGTTAATACTTAATATTTTTATGTGTGATACCAAAGAGTTTGAACTATATCTTTTAAAATATATTATTTTAGGCTTTAAAAACAATAAGGAACTTTTTAATATAAATAACCCTGAAGTCTTTTTTTTACAAAATTTGGAAAAAGAATTATTTCGACATCTACATAAAATGACTGGCTTTACAAGATTTGAAGAACTTGAAGATGGAACTTTATATGCAAAAATTGAAACAAAGTTTAACATCGTATATTTTTTGGGCAAGCATTTTTATAAAAGATTAAATAATCAAAAATATATTATTCATGATATAAATAGAAAACTTGCATTTATAAAAAGC harbors:
- a CDS encoding DUF2805 domain-containing protein, encoding MKNVELNIEDKNRLIQMAWQDRTTFDGIKKEFKEE
- a CDS encoding sirohydrochlorin chelatase; amino-acid sequence: MRKKGIIFIAHGSKKEESNKEFIEMVNKISQKDNNYDFIKPAFLELVTPDIKSVATEFIIKGAKRIVFYPFFLNSGKHVQIDIPNIIKDLREEAPEVNFELLPHFGKSQKIEEIILSDIN
- the pdxH gene encoding pyridoxamine 5'-phosphate oxidase; translated protein: MPDLSKMRQEYVSKGLHKEDLEINPFKQFEKWFNQALEAELIEPNAFTLSTVGLDLKPSQRTVLLKMYDEKGFVFFSNYKSKKSHHIDENPNVSAHFAWLGLERQVRIEGKISKISKTASMKYFLSRPKGSQLGAWVSHQSQVVNSRSVLESKFDEMRKKFSKGEIPFPSFWGGYQIVPTYFEFWQGGLNRLHDRFIYELKDDETWDINRLEP
- a CDS encoding putative DNA modification/repair radical SAM protein, translated to MKKDIYEKMQILADSAKYDVSCSSSGSDNNYKTGELGATHNSGICHTFTADGRCVSLLKVLLTNFCIYDCAYCINKKSNDIKRAAFSPRELADVTINFYKRNYIEGLFLSSGIIQSEDNTMNMILRTLKILRYEYHFNGYIHVKLIPGADEKLIEQVVNLANRVSSNIELPSDNSLKLLAPNKTKEKVLQPLKYARDISLEKDTKPIGMSTQLIVGASPESDKDILKLSSVLYDKALLKRVYYSAYIPVNDDKNLPAIINKPPLLREHRLYQADWLLRFYDFSYDEIVNDEFPNLDEEVDPKTSWALLNLQYFPMEINKASKEELLRIPGIGVRGVFKILKARRFKSLDFEDLKKLKISLKRAKYFITCKGKNKIKTPFYKEDIRQAIIAPPKKKIIQPSLFDINYSHITGEL
- the thiE gene encoding thiamine phosphate synthase; this encodes MSERLKGLYVISDDILTPKNTILKQIEEALKGGAKIVQLRDKISKDEEIEELILKLQELCRRYQAIFILNDRIELAIKLKCDGLHIGKSDHHRVEEVRKDYKGILGISCYGNLDLAKEMERKNVDYVAFGSFFTSKTKPNAPTANKKIIKQAKEELKIPVCVIGGITSENSKELIKEGANMTAVISDIWKSTDIKKQCESYNFKI
- a CDS encoding TIGR03915 family putative DNA repair protein → MILIYDKTFEGFLSLVYDVYYENLHPTKIINQKPDTLLLEEIKEIKTYEEKSLKVLEAIKNKFPKKCFELILNIFMCDTKEFELYLLKYIILGFKNNKELFNINNPEVFFLQNLEKELFRHLHKMTGFTRFEELEDGTLYAKIETKFNIVYFLGKHFYKRLNNQKYIIHDINRKLAFIKSSEYLGVQNIAYFEEPKLSQDEKKFKKLWTTFFEAVSIETRENKKCQQNFVPLLYRTYMTEFL
- a CDS encoding ABC1 kinase family protein, with product MKQKDFEEIYNIAFKEKEIFKEFDKEPIASASIGQVHKAILQNDKKVAVKLRRKGIKQQVLADIKIINIFNSLFKPLFSSYTKNSIEAVISEFSKMIVEEVSLNQEFQNLKNFRKVYKKQKVKFPKPYKKHSCDDALVMSFEEGFRFDDKENIFKHNIDFKKIISNLVDFYTTQMLINGYFHADPHPGNLLVNKKGELILLDFGMVKTVPSEKRVAIIELIKAANEQDYESYINANKKLGTIAYEAPMSELTEFTSKMFDIFSNDNLDSESMQKLAFEILESTRDLPFKLPSDAIYILRVSAIIEGLGTTYIENFNGVKDILPILQKNLPKALGAKESISETIIEEIKDLPFIVKDFKTMIKKASEGSLEVELSRNQLEYIQESTKKQIKTYSISFAFFFGAIFYLLYGFEPKEISLVLFALGFIRILYK
- a CDS encoding ABC transporter substrate-binding protein codes for the protein MMNLKIALEWFMNPDHLPFIAGVYTNAYLKEGLEVELIEPKEHYDGFKELTENKIDIHINEPIHLFEHYFEGIKSLGTFFETDGGVLVRKESVNKLKENKKFKITTPEANEITNRIGFEILNRYAKKEGFELDRKNIEFVQKDFWHINNLKEDETLDAAWLCFYNFEAIEASYEGFEFLFIDQKLSPYPNFSALELISTNETFEKKFRELNIFMKVTKDMMQRLQDVDFAKDVYYKFTEENKSELMDKIIEDTITRFNENFAPSDYQWKNLYSFLEELNIIKLTKKKYESIWYHN
- the uvsE gene encoding UV DNA damage repair endonuclease UvsE, giving the protein MYRFGFFCSKSDNSLSTNRTMNLNNLNYENIEKKVAQNAKELIDLLEYSKSQDYPIFRLGNSFVPFISHKLFDMGWLDKLAPIFDKTKERLKDFDIRITIHPGQYTVLNSPKENVIENSLRELEMFFWLFDRLGIDDNGTVLIHGGGAYGDKVSAMERLIETIEKEDWLKQRLALENDERVYTADEILDVCQATKIPMVFDIYHHSLNLSEFNPKDILKTWGNKRPKVHLSSKGEGKFGNHADYIEAKDLFELENMFTEDTKNIDIMVEAKKKELAIQKLKENITNCNKKCS